From the genome of Lentisphaerota bacterium:
TTGCGCGGCGTCTTCGCGATCAGCATGCCGGGGGTGACCAGGTCGCCCTGCTTGACCATGACGTGGGCGCCGGCAGGGATGTGGTAGGAGCCCAGCGTCGTCTTGGACCGGGGGTCGGTGACCACGACCTGCGGGTGGAGGTCTTCCTTGGTGTCCAGCACGACGAGCGAGCGCGTCCCCGTGGCCTCGTCGCGGTCGCTCTTGACCGACACATCATCAACAAAATCATGAAACGAGACCACGCCCTCAGCCTCGGCCAGAATCGGCACGGAGTGCGGATCCCAGATCGCGATCCGATCACCCTGCTTGACGGTCGCGCCCTCTTCGACCGAAAGCACCGCGCCCATTTGCAGGGTGTAGGTGTCGACTTCCCGACCCGCGTCGTCGACCAGCGTCACCGCACCGTTCTTGTTCAGCACCAGGAGTTGGCCGTCCCGGTTGCGCACCGTGCGCAAATCCCGGTATTCGACGCGGCCCGACTCCTTGGCGATCTGCTCCGGCGTGCGGGCGACCATCGAGGCCGTGCCGCCGATATGGAACGTGCGCATGGTGAGCTGGGTGCCGGGTTCACCGATCGACTGCGCGGCGATGATGCCCACTGCGGCGCCGATTTCGACCGGGCGGCCCGTGGCCAGATCACGACCGTAGCATTTGGAGCACATCCCCCGGGGCGCGTCGCAGGTGAGTCCGCTGCGGATCCACACCCGCTCGACACCCACATCCTCGACGCGCTTGGCCAGAACCTCGTCAATCTCCTCGTTGGCCCGCACGATCACCTCGCCCGTCGTGGGGTGGAGGACATCGTACAGCGAGGTCCGTCCCAGCATGCGCGTCCGGAGGTGGAGAACCTCTTCATCACCCTCGACCACAGCCTCCATCTCGATGCCATTGACCGTGTTGCAGTCTTGGATGGTGATGATCACATCCTGCGAGACGTCCACCAGCTTGCGGGTCAGATACCCCGCGTCGGCGGTCTTCAAGGCCGTATCGGCCAGACCCTTGCGGGCGCCGTGGGACGAGACAAAATATTCGAGCACCGATAGCCCCTCGCGGAACGAGGCGATGATCGGGCGCTCAATGACTTCGCCCGAGGGCTTGGCCATCAGGCCGCGCATGCCGGCGAGCTGTCGGATCTGGGCCTTGGATCCGCGCGCCTTGGAATCGACCATCATGAACACGGGGTTGGTTTCGGCGGGTGCCGGGTTATCCAGAGAGACGTTCAGATCGATCGCCTTGTACAGCTCGTCAGCGACCCGCTCAGTGGTGCTGTTCCAGATGTCGCAGATCTTGTTGTGCCGCTCGCCATCGGTGATCACGCCCAGATGGTGCTGCTTTTCGACGGTCTCGACCTCGGCGCCCGCGCTCGCGAGCAGCGCATCCTTCTCGGGAGGCCGGATCATGTCCTTGAGCCCCATCGAGATGCCGGCCAGGCAGGCATGGTTGAAGCCGAGTTCTTTGAGCTGGTCCAGCACGATGACGGTGCGGTTGTGTCCGGCCACTTGGTAGCAATGCAGAATCAGGTCGCCCAGCTTGCTCTTGTCAATCTTGTCGTTCACAAAGCCGAGCTCGGCAGGCCACACCTCGTTGAACACGATCCGGCCAATCGTCGTATCGATCACCGTCGCCTCGCGGTTGCCATAGCGGCGCGCCGGCATGCCAAAATCGGGATTGCGGAACCGCACGCGCGTGTGCAGGTTGACCACGCCCTCAGCAAGCGCCAGATGGGCCTCGTCGGCGCTGCCGATGACCGGCAGACGCTCGCCAGCAGCCGTCTTGCCCTTGCCCACAATCCGCCCGGCAAGCTTGTCCTGCTGGCTGGGGATCGTCAGGTAGTAGATGCCGAGCGCCAGATCCTGCGTGGGCGTCATCGTCGACTTGCCTGAGGCGGGCGAGAAGATCGAATGGGTGGACATCATCAGCAGACGGCTTTCGAGCTGCGCCTCGACCGACAGCGGCACGTGGACCGCCATCTGGTCGCCGTCAAAGTCGGCGTTGAAGGCGGTGCAGACCATGGGATGGATGCGAATCGCCTCGCCCTCGACCAGCACCGGCTCGAAACTCTGGATCGACAACCGGTGCAGCGTCGGCGCGCGGTTGAGCATAACGGTCTTGCCCTTGGTGACCTCCTCCAGAATGTCCCACACCTGCTCGTCATGGCGCTCGATCATCTTGCGCGCCGTGCGCACGGTGTGGCAAATCCCCTTCTCCTTGAGTCGGCGAATGATGAACGGCTCAAAAAGCGTCAGCGCCATCTTCTTCGGCAACCCGCACTGGTGGAGCTTGAGCTCGGGGCCGACGACAATCACCGAACGGCCGGAATAGTCGACACGCTTGCCGAGGAGGTTCTGGCGGAAGCGCCCGGTTTTGCCCTTGAGCATGTCCGAGAGCGACTTCAGCGGGCGGTTGCCCGCGCCCGCGACGGGCCGGCCATGACGGCCGTTGTCAAACACCGCGTCAACCGCCTCCTGCAGCATCCGCTTTTCGTTGCGGATGATCACATCGGGCGTCTTGAGCTGAAGCAGGTTGCGCAGGCGGTTGTTGCGGTTGATCACGCGGCGGTACAGGTCGTTCAGGTCGGACGTTGCAAACCGGCCGCCCTCCAGCGGCACCAGCGGCCGCAGCTCGGGCGGGATCACCGGCAGCACGTCGAGGATCATCCAGTCCGGATGCGCCTCGCTGCGCATGAACCCGTCGCACACCTTCATCCGCTTGGTGATCTTTTTGCGCGTCTGCTTGCTCCGGGTGTTCTCGATCTGCTCCTCCAGATCGTGCATGAGCTGCTCGAGATTGGCCACCTGCAGGCACTTGCGGATCGCCTCGGCGCCCATCATCGCCTCGAAGGTTTCGCCGTATTTCTCCACCGCCTCGTGGTAGTCGGTCTCGGAGAGCAGCTGCATCCGCTTCAGCGGCGTCTCCCCCGGATCGGTCACGAGGTAGTCTTCGTAGTAGAGCACCCGCTCGAGCGAGCTGGTGGAGAGGTCCAGGATGAGCCCGATACGGCTCGGGTTGCACTTGAAGAACCAGATGTGCGACACCGGCACGGCCAGCTCGATGTGGCCCATCCGCTGCCGCCGCACGCGCGAGACCGTCACCTCGACGCCGCAGCGGTCGCACACCACGCCCTTGTGCTTGATCCGCTTGTATTTGCCGCAGGCGCATTCCCAGTCGCGGGTCGGACCGAAGATCCGCTCGCAGAACAGGCCGTCGCGCTCAGGGCGGTACGTGCGGTAATTGATGGTTTCCGGATTTCGCACCTCGCCGTGGCTCCACGAACGGATCGTTTCCGGCGACGCCAGGGTGATGCTCACCGCATCGTACTGCGCCGAGTCAAACATCCCGAACAATTCTCTGGCTGCGTAAGCGTTCAACGTCTACCTCCCTCGTCTTCGTCGCGTTATCGCGTTAGATCAGATTCGCAGCGCGGGATGCGGCGGCAATCGCCAGCTCCTGCTGTGGCGCGCCGTCGCCGCCGAGGAGCTTCATGTCGAGGCACAAGCCGCGCAACTCGTGCATCAGCACCGAGAAGGACTCGGGCATGCCGGCATCGAGGCTGTTCTGGCCCTTGACGATCGCCTCGTAAATCCGGGTCCGCCCCGCCACATCGTCCGACTTC
Proteins encoded in this window:
- the rpoC gene encoding DNA-directed RNA polymerase subunit beta', encoding MFDSAQYDAVSITLASPETIRSWSHGEVRNPETINYRTYRPERDGLFCERIFGPTRDWECACGKYKRIKHKGVVCDRCGVEVTVSRVRRQRMGHIELAVPVSHIWFFKCNPSRIGLILDLSTSSLERVLYYEDYLVTDPGETPLKRMQLLSETDYHEAVEKYGETFEAMMGAEAIRKCLQVANLEQLMHDLEEQIENTRSKQTRKKITKRMKVCDGFMRSEAHPDWMILDVLPVIPPELRPLVPLEGGRFATSDLNDLYRRVINRNNRLRNLLQLKTPDVIIRNEKRMLQEAVDAVFDNGRHGRPVAGAGNRPLKSLSDMLKGKTGRFRQNLLGKRVDYSGRSVIVVGPELKLHQCGLPKKMALTLFEPFIIRRLKEKGICHTVRTARKMIERHDEQVWDILEEVTKGKTVMLNRAPTLHRLSIQSFEPVLVEGEAIRIHPMVCTAFNADFDGDQMAVHVPLSVEAQLESRLLMMSTHSIFSPASGKSTMTPTQDLALGIYYLTIPSQQDKLAGRIVGKGKTAAGERLPVIGSADEAHLALAEGVVNLHTRVRFRNPDFGMPARRYGNREATVIDTTIGRIVFNEVWPAELGFVNDKIDKSKLGDLILHCYQVAGHNRTVIVLDQLKELGFNHACLAGISMGLKDMIRPPEKDALLASAGAEVETVEKQHHLGVITDGERHNKICDIWNSTTERVADELYKAIDLNVSLDNPAPAETNPVFMMVDSKARGSKAQIRQLAGMRGLMAKPSGEVIERPIIASFREGLSVLEYFVSSHGARKGLADTALKTADAGYLTRKLVDVSQDVIITIQDCNTVNGIEMEAVVEGDEEVLHLRTRMLGRTSLYDVLHPTTGEVIVRANEEIDEVLAKRVEDVGVERVWIRSGLTCDAPRGMCSKCYGRDLATGRPVEIGAAVGIIAAQSIGEPGTQLTMRTFHIGGTASMVARTPEQIAKESGRVEYRDLRTVRNRDGQLLVLNKNGAVTLVDDAGREVDTYTLQMGAVLSVEEGATVKQGDRIAIWDPHSVPILAEAEGVVSFHDFVDDVSVKSDRDEATGTRSLVVLDTKEDLHPQVVVTDPRSKTTLGSYHIPAGAHVMVKQGDLVTPGMLIAKTPRKEAMTRDITGGLPRVAELFEARHPKDAAEIAKIEGLVDFGPNQRGKRCLIIRDEVTGAAEEHLIPMGKHIVVYKGDHVRKGQQLTEGPVVPQEILDVCGPQELQKYLVNEVQQVYRMQGVEINDKHIEIIVRQMLRKVRITNPGDTDFLWGEQVSRQEFIAINEAVIAEGKRAAEAQPALLGITKASLETDSFISAASFQDTTRILTDAATIGRVDGLNGFKENVILGHLIPGGTGFPLHRHIKLVALAEPLSDEALGIEQPVEQERTLDDLLG